A genomic region of Roseateles amylovorans contains the following coding sequences:
- a CDS encoding anhydro-N-acetylmuramic acid kinase encodes MSADLFIGLMSGTSLDGVDAVLARAEADGRLRVLAHEHQGFSSHLHDELLALNKASDNELQRSALAANAVARAYAQACRALLMSQRLGPNEIRALGAHGQTVRHRPGEFDGTGFTVQLLNAALLAELSGISVVHDFRSRDVAAGGQGAPLVPAFHRAVLGDSTRDLAVLNVGGISNISLLWADGRSSGFDCGPGNCLMDGWIQRHQGQAYDHGGQWAAQGTVLQNLLSALLREPFFHLAPPRSTGRDLFDLEWLGTHLALHAPHAAPVDVQATLLELSARAIAHSLMQFASGDWVRLLVCGGGAFNTQLMQRLQALLPRVQVEATDAQGLPPMQVEGAAFAWLAMRHVRHLSGNLPAATGATGPRILGSYTPA; translated from the coding sequence ATGAGCGCAGACCTCTTCATCGGATTGATGTCCGGCACGTCGCTGGATGGGGTGGACGCCGTATTGGCGCGAGCGGAAGCCGATGGGCGCCTGCGCGTGCTGGCTCACGAGCACCAGGGATTCTCGAGTCATCTGCATGACGAGCTGCTCGCGCTGAACAAGGCGTCCGACAACGAACTCCAGCGGTCGGCGCTCGCCGCGAACGCGGTGGCCCGCGCCTATGCACAGGCCTGCCGGGCCTTGCTGATGTCGCAGCGGCTCGGCCCGAACGAGATTCGCGCCCTCGGCGCGCACGGCCAGACGGTGCGCCACCGTCCAGGCGAGTTCGACGGCACCGGCTTCACCGTCCAGTTGCTGAATGCCGCGCTGCTGGCAGAGCTCTCCGGCATCTCGGTGGTGCATGACTTCCGCAGTCGCGATGTGGCTGCCGGCGGCCAGGGCGCACCGTTGGTCCCTGCCTTCCACCGCGCCGTGCTCGGTGACAGCACCCGTGACCTGGCCGTGCTCAATGTGGGCGGCATCAGCAACATCAGCCTGCTTTGGGCCGACGGACGCAGCAGCGGCTTCGACTGCGGTCCCGGCAACTGTCTGATGGATGGCTGGATCCAGCGCCACCAGGGCCAGGCCTATGACCATGGCGGCCAATGGGCCGCTCAGGGTACCGTGCTGCAGAACCTGTTGTCCGCGCTGCTCCGAGAGCCCTTCTTCCATCTGGCACCGCCGCGCAGTACCGGTCGCGATCTCTTCGATCTGGAATGGCTGGGCACACACCTCGCCCTTCATGCACCGCACGCAGCGCCGGTCGATGTTCAAGCCACGCTGCTGGAACTCTCCGCACGAGCGATCGCGCACAGCCTCATGCAGTTTGCGAGTGGGGATTGGGTGCGATTGCTGGTGTGCGGCGGTGGCGCCTTCAATACCCAGTTGATGCAGCGCCTGCAGGCCTTGCTGCCACGGGTGCAGGTGGAGGCCACCGATGCGCAAGGCCTGCCCCCGATGCAGGTGGAAGGGGCCGCATTTGCCTGGCTTGCCATGCGTCATGTCCGACACCTGTCAGGCAACCTGCCAGCCGCCACCGGCGCGACCGGGCCGCGCATCCTTGGTAGCTACACGCCAGCCTGA
- a CDS encoding M23 family metallopeptidase, with product MNWTEEWKRLQRSLARVEGFAARHPRALTGTVVGVLGGFAVTAFGIAPMAPDAADLPQREITEAIAIQSLDEQLSELAAFDPGLSRNDITRAADTADSLLKRMGAFDPAAAKFLRTDDTAKRILQGRIGKRVQVTATASGQVQSIIARFPAEKAEQQATHFTRLNITRQGDGFVSTLETVPMETQVRLGSGTIQSSLFAATDEANVPDAIASQLADMFSGDIDFHRELRKGDRFSVVYETLTADGEPINWDGRAGRLLAAEFVNGGKTYQSVWFKDTGASKGGYYAFDGQNKRRSFLASPMEFSRVTSGFAMRFHPIMKTWRQHQGIDYGAPTGTAVRSVGDGVVDFAGWQNGFGNVIHVKHSGNRTTVYAHLSRIDVKKGERIDQGEKIGAVGSTGWATGPHLHFEFRVNGQQQDPRVIARASEAVTLPASARAAFQSQVAAAKTQLDVAASLGNGVSGE from the coding sequence ATGAACTGGACTGAGGAATGGAAGCGCTTGCAGCGCTCGCTGGCCCGTGTGGAAGGTTTCGCCGCCCGTCATCCCCGCGCCCTCACCGGCACGGTGGTGGGCGTGCTGGGCGGCTTCGCTGTCACCGCCTTCGGTATCGCCCCCATGGCGCCGGACGCGGCCGACCTTCCGCAACGCGAGATCACTGAGGCCATCGCCATCCAGTCGCTCGACGAGCAACTGTCCGAACTGGCCGCCTTCGATCCCGGCCTCTCCCGCAACGACATCACCCGCGCGGCCGACACGGCCGACTCGTTGCTCAAACGCATGGGTGCGTTCGACCCCGCTGCCGCCAAATTCCTGCGCACCGACGACACCGCCAAGCGCATCCTGCAAGGCCGCATCGGCAAGCGTGTGCAGGTCACGGCCACCGCCAGCGGCCAGGTCCAGAGCATCATTGCACGCTTCCCGGCCGAGAAGGCGGAGCAGCAAGCCACTCACTTCACCCGGCTCAACATCACCCGCCAGGGCGACGGCTTTGTCTCCACGCTGGAGACCGTCCCCATGGAAACCCAGGTGCGCCTGGGAAGCGGCACCATCCAGAGCTCGCTGTTCGCCGCCACCGACGAAGCCAATGTGCCGGACGCCATCGCGTCGCAACTGGCCGACATGTTCTCGGGCGACATCGACTTCCATCGCGAACTGCGCAAGGGCGACCGCTTCTCGGTCGTCTACGAAACCCTGACCGCCGATGGCGAACCCATCAACTGGGATGGCCGCGCCGGTCGGCTGCTCGCCGCGGAGTTCGTCAACGGCGGCAAGACCTATCAGTCGGTGTGGTTCAAGGACACCGGCGCCTCCAAGGGCGGCTACTACGCCTTCGACGGCCAGAACAAGCGCCGCTCCTTCCTGGCCAGCCCGATGGAGTTCTCGCGCGTGACCTCCGGCTTCGCGATGCGTTTTCATCCGATCATGAAGACCTGGCGGCAGCACCAGGGCATCGACTACGGCGCACCGACAGGCACCGCAGTCCGCAGCGTCGGCGATGGCGTGGTGGACTTCGCCGGCTGGCAGAACGGTTTCGGCAATGTCATTCACGTCAAGCACAGCGGCAACCGCACCACGGTGTATGCCCACCTGAGCCGGATCGACGTCAAGAAGGGCGAGCGCATCGACCAGGGCGAGAAGATCGGCGCCGTCGGCTCCACCGGCTGGGCGACCGGCCCGCATCTGCATTTCGAGTTCCGGGTGAACGGCCAACAACAGGACCCGCGCGTGATCGCCCGGGCGTCTGAGGCCGTCACGCTGCCGGCGTCCGCTCGCGCTGCCTTCCAGTCGCAGGTGGCGGCAGCCAAGACCCAGCTGGACGTGGCCGCCTCGTTGGGCAACGGCGTCAGCGGTGAATGA
- the tyrS gene encoding tyrosine--tRNA ligase, with protein sequence MAQSLRGCEELLPQEEWLKKLARSEATGVPLRIKLGLDPTAPDIHLGHTVVLNKMRQLQDLGHQVIFLIGDFTSMIGDPSGRNATRPPLTPEQIKHNAETYYKQASLVLDPARTEIRYNSEWSDPLGARGMIQLAAKYTVARMMERDDFTKRFAAGTPISVHEFLYPLMQGYDSVALKADLELGGTDQKFNLLMGRHLQAEYGQEPQCILTMPLLEGLDGVDKMSKSKNNYVGITEPANSMFAKILSISDVQMWKWFDLLSFKSIEEIAALKREVEAGRNPKEAKVMLAKEITTRFHSAQAADDAEADFNNRAKGGIPDDIPELTLSGAPVAIGALLKQAGLVPSASEGGRMVEQGGVKIDGTTISDKGLKVSAGTMVLQVGKRKFARVTLS encoded by the coding sequence ATGGCGCAGTCGCTGCGCGGCTGTGAGGAGCTGCTGCCGCAAGAGGAATGGCTGAAGAAGCTGGCCCGGTCCGAGGCCACTGGGGTGCCGCTGCGCATCAAGCTCGGCCTGGACCCGACCGCACCGGATATCCACCTCGGACACACGGTGGTGCTCAACAAGATGCGCCAGCTGCAGGACCTGGGTCACCAGGTGATTTTCCTGATCGGCGACTTCACCTCGATGATCGGCGACCCGTCCGGCCGCAACGCCACCCGCCCGCCGCTCACCCCCGAGCAGATCAAGCACAACGCCGAGACCTACTACAAGCAGGCCAGCTTGGTGCTGGACCCGGCGCGGACCGAAATTCGTTACAACAGCGAATGGAGCGATCCGCTCGGCGCGCGCGGCATGATCCAGTTGGCGGCCAAGTACACCGTCGCCCGGATGATGGAGCGCGACGACTTCACCAAGCGTTTCGCCGCCGGCACGCCGATCTCGGTGCATGAGTTCCTCTATCCGCTGATGCAGGGCTACGACTCGGTCGCGCTGAAGGCCGACCTGGAGCTCGGCGGCACCGACCAGAAGTTCAACCTGCTGATGGGCCGCCATCTGCAGGCCGAATATGGCCAGGAGCCGCAGTGCATCCTGACCATGCCGCTGCTGGAAGGGCTGGACGGCGTCGACAAGATGTCCAAGTCCAAGAACAACTATGTGGGCATCACCGAGCCGGCCAACAGCATGTTCGCGAAGATCCTGTCGATCAGCGATGTGCAGATGTGGAAATGGTTCGACTTGCTGAGCTTCAAGTCGATCGAGGAGATTGCCGCGCTCAAGCGCGAGGTGGAGGCCGGGCGCAATCCGAAGGAAGCCAAGGTGATGCTGGCCAAGGAAATCACCACCCGCTTCCACAGCGCGCAGGCCGCGGACGATGCCGAGGCCGATTTCAACAACCGCGCCAAGGGCGGCATCCCGGACGACATTCCCGAGCTGACCTTGTCCGGTGCGCCGGTCGCGATCGGTGCGCTGCTCAAGCAGGCCGGGCTGGTGCCGTCGGCCAGCGAAGGCGGTCGGATGGTGGAGCAGGGCGGCGTGAAGATCGATGGCACGACCATCAGCGACAAGGGACTGAAGGTCTCGGCCGGCACGATGGTGCTGCAGGTCGGCAAGCGCAAGTTTGCTCGCGTCACGTTGAGCTGA